In Pyxidicoccus xibeiensis, the following proteins share a genomic window:
- a CDS encoding ABC transporter permease, whose protein sequence is MARKRFHEQLRGLIWKAPVTEEVDAELRFHLEMVTRELVEGGMAPEAARAEALRRFGDVESVSKECQQLGRAEQREKRRAAWLSELLQDLTYALRQLRRAPGFTLTAVLTLALGIGATTAIFSAVHSVVLRPFPWASPERVMMVQETFRGEPADMSVGNYVDLKAVSTTFRHLAAQEFTNVSLQEGDTPERLSAGRVTHDFFSVFGVRPQLGRTFLPEEDAPGASSVVVLGHGLWTRRFGADPSLVGRSVRIDGASHTVVGVMPRGFDPTESGEELWVPIAFTPTQRAEHDEHYLTVVGLLAEGRARAQAHAELEPVMRELSVRYPRANPDRGISVRPLAEVIVGDWNEQLLVTLGAVGLVLLIACANVANLLLARGAARARELAIRAALGAGRMRIVRQLLTESLLLGLLGAAAGILFAWAGIQVLLASAPEGIPRLDETRIDGAVLLFALGAALLASLVSGLAPALRAARSDVESVLRQGARGLSQGRDSLRAGLIAGEVALAFTLLVGAGLLVRTALHLSHVPPGFQPEGLVIAQVGLPMARYESAEQVTRTFERVLEGLEGAPGVSSAALSSQVPLGPGGGSNGLLPEGRPETPDQLINSVRRVVSTRYFETLGIALKEGRRFEARDAAGAPPVMIVSEELAARAFPGEGALGRRINCCEAPPNYAKEVVGIVGNVRTRGPMSDPGPEFYLPLRQAPAKSWDWIDRTMTLVVRRSGSTADAITAMRTAVREVDSTLPLSGITTLEDALRASTAASRFRTLLLAVLGIVGLLLAAVGIYGVVAYFVGLRTREIGVRMALGARPMDVLRMLAWQGLRPVLAGLVLGGLGAAWAARLLQASLRGVGPADPVALAAAMALLACVALVATLAPARRALRVDPSQVLGEG, encoded by the coding sequence ATGGCCCGGAAGCGCTTTCACGAACAGCTGCGCGGACTCATCTGGAAGGCCCCCGTCACCGAGGAGGTGGACGCCGAGCTGCGCTTCCACCTGGAGATGGTGACGCGGGAGCTGGTGGAGGGCGGCATGGCCCCCGAGGCCGCGCGCGCCGAGGCGCTGCGGCGCTTCGGGGACGTGGAGTCTGTCAGCAAGGAGTGCCAGCAGCTGGGGCGCGCCGAGCAGCGCGAGAAGCGCCGCGCGGCGTGGCTCTCCGAGCTATTGCAGGACCTCACCTATGCGCTGCGCCAGCTGCGGCGCGCGCCCGGCTTCACGCTCACCGCGGTGCTCACGCTGGCGCTGGGCATCGGCGCCACTACAGCCATCTTCAGCGCCGTGCACAGCGTGGTGCTGCGCCCCTTCCCGTGGGCCAGCCCCGAGCGCGTGATGATGGTGCAGGAGACCTTCCGCGGCGAGCCGGCGGACATGTCCGTGGGCAACTACGTGGACCTGAAGGCCGTGAGCACCACCTTCCGCCACCTCGCGGCGCAGGAGTTCACGAACGTGAGCCTGCAGGAGGGTGACACCCCCGAGCGGCTCAGCGCGGGCCGCGTGACGCACGACTTCTTCTCCGTCTTCGGCGTGCGCCCGCAGCTCGGGCGCACCTTCCTGCCCGAGGAGGACGCGCCCGGAGCTTCCAGCGTCGTGGTGCTGGGCCACGGGCTGTGGACGCGCCGCTTCGGTGCGGACCCGAGCCTGGTGGGCCGCAGCGTGCGCATCGACGGCGCCTCGCACACCGTGGTGGGCGTGATGCCCAGGGGCTTCGACCCCACGGAGAGCGGCGAGGAGCTGTGGGTGCCCATCGCCTTCACCCCCACGCAGCGCGCCGAGCACGACGAGCACTACCTCACCGTGGTGGGGTTGCTCGCCGAGGGCCGCGCCCGCGCGCAGGCGCACGCGGAGCTGGAGCCGGTGATGCGCGAGCTGTCGGTGCGCTACCCCAGGGCCAACCCGGACCGCGGCATCTCGGTGCGGCCGCTCGCGGAGGTCATCGTGGGGGACTGGAACGAGCAGCTGCTGGTGACGCTGGGCGCGGTGGGGCTGGTGCTGCTCATCGCCTGCGCCAACGTGGCGAACCTCCTGCTCGCACGCGGCGCGGCACGGGCCCGCGAGCTCGCCATCCGCGCGGCGCTGGGCGCGGGGCGCATGCGCATCGTGCGCCAGTTGCTCACCGAGAGCCTGCTGCTGGGGCTGCTGGGCGCGGCGGCGGGAATCCTCTTCGCCTGGGCCGGCATCCAGGTGCTGCTCGCGAGCGCCCCCGAGGGCATCCCGCGCCTGGACGAGACGCGCATCGACGGCGCCGTGCTGCTGTTCGCGCTGGGCGCGGCGCTGCTCGCGAGCCTCGTCTCCGGGCTTGCCCCGGCGCTGCGCGCGGCCCGCAGCGACGTGGAGAGTGTGCTGCGCCAGGGCGCGCGCGGCCTCAGCCAGGGCAGGGACTCGCTGCGCGCCGGGCTCATCGCCGGCGAGGTGGCGCTGGCCTTCACGCTGCTGGTGGGCGCGGGGCTGCTGGTGCGCACCGCGCTGCACCTGAGCCACGTGCCCCCGGGCTTCCAGCCGGAGGGCCTGGTCATCGCGCAGGTGGGGCTGCCCATGGCCCGCTACGAGAGCGCGGAGCAGGTGACGCGCACCTTCGAGCGCGTGCTCGAGGGGCTGGAGGGCGCGCCGGGCGTGAGCTCCGCAGCCCTCTCCTCGCAGGTGCCGCTCGGCCCCGGGGGCGGCAGCAACGGCCTGCTGCCCGAGGGCCGTCCCGAGACGCCCGACCAGCTCATCAACAGCGTGCGGCGAGTGGTCTCCACGCGCTACTTCGAGACCCTGGGCATCGCGCTCAAGGAGGGCCGGCGCTTCGAGGCCCGCGACGCCGCGGGCGCGCCGCCGGTGATGATCGTCAGCGAGGAGCTCGCCGCGCGCGCCTTCCCGGGCGAGGGCGCGCTGGGCAGGCGCATCAACTGCTGCGAGGCGCCGCCGAACTACGCGAAGGAGGTGGTGGGCATCGTGGGCAACGTGCGGACCCGCGGGCCCATGAGCGACCCCGGGCCTGAGTTCTACCTCCCGCTGCGCCAGGCGCCCGCGAAGAGCTGGGACTGGATTGACCGCACCATGACGCTGGTGGTGCGCCGCAGCGGCAGCACAGCGGACGCCATCACCGCGATGCGCACGGCCGTGCGTGAGGTGGACTCCACGCTGCCGCTCTCGGGCATCACCACGCTGGAGGATGCGCTGCGCGCCTCCACCGCCGCGTCACGCTTCCGCACCCTGCTGCTCGCGGTGCTGGGCATCGTGGGACTGCTGCTCGCGGCCGTGGGCATCTACGGCGTGGTGGCCTACTTCGTGGGGCTGCGCACCCGGGAGATTGGCGTGCGCATGGCGCTGGGCGCGAGGCCCATGGACGTGCTGCGGATGCTCGCGTGGCAGGGCCTGCGCCCGGTGCTCGCGGGCCTGGTGCTCGGCGGGCTGGGGGCCGCGTGGGCCGCGCGGCTGCTGCAGGCGAGCCTGCGCGGGGTGGGCCCGGCGGACCCGGTGGCGCTCGCGGCCGCCATGGCGCTGCTCGCATGCGTGGCGCTGGTGGCCACGCTCGCCCCCGCGCGCCGCGCGCTGCGCGTGGACCCCTCGCAGGTGCTGGGGGAGGGGTAG
- a CDS encoding PadR family transcriptional regulator gives MPAQKDRLHGTLDALVLKTLTGGPRHGYAISRWLRERSGEAIVVEEGSLYPALYRLARAGWIEAEWGTSDEGRKARFYRLTPEGRRQLQVEVESFRRFVTAVSPILFTA, from the coding sequence ATGCCCGCACAGAAGGACCGGCTGCACGGAACGCTGGATGCGCTCGTGCTCAAGACGCTGACGGGGGGGCCGCGCCACGGCTACGCCATCAGCCGCTGGCTGCGCGAGCGCAGCGGCGAGGCCATCGTCGTGGAGGAGGGCTCGCTGTACCCGGCGCTGTACCGGCTCGCGCGCGCGGGGTGGATAGAAGCGGAGTGGGGCACCTCGGACGAGGGCCGCAAGGCGCGCTTCTACCGCCTCACCCCCGAGGGACGCAGGCAACTGCAGGTGGAGGTGGAGAGCTTCCGGCGCTTCGTCACCGCGGTCTCTCCCATCCTGTTCACGGCGTGA